The following proteins are co-located in the Vibrio azureus genome:
- the rluB gene encoding 23S rRNA pseudouridine(2605) synthase RluB — protein sequence MSEKLQKVLARAGHGSRREIESLIKSCRVSVNGIVAKLGERLEDENSVVRIDGHIVSAKAQEEVICRVLAYYKPEGELCTRHDPEGRRTVFDRLPKIRGSRWISVGRLDANTSGLLLFTTDGELANRLMHPSRQVEREYLVRVFGEVTEQKVKNLVRGVELEDGMARFEDVVYAGGEGMNHTFYVAINEGRNREVRRLWESQDTTVSRLKRVRYGDIYLDKKLPRGGWMELDLKEVNYLRELVELRPEKETMLDLNKDNTSRKRERARSQKIRRAVKRHEERVSTPKGRSNNPSRRKPKKSAGDQGARNKHR from the coding sequence ATGAGCGAAAAGTTACAAAAAGTATTAGCACGTGCTGGACACGGTTCTCGTCGTGAAATTGAATCGTTGATTAAATCCTGCCGCGTTAGCGTGAATGGAATCGTAGCTAAACTTGGTGAAAGACTAGAAGATGAGAACAGCGTTGTCCGTATCGATGGTCACATTGTGTCAGCAAAAGCACAAGAAGAAGTGATCTGTCGAGTTCTAGCTTATTACAAGCCTGAAGGAGAACTCTGTACTCGTCACGATCCTGAGGGTCGTCGCACTGTTTTCGACCGTTTGCCAAAAATTCGTGGCTCACGTTGGATTTCTGTAGGTCGTCTTGATGCGAACACATCAGGCTTGTTGTTATTCACGACCGATGGTGAACTGGCAAACCGCTTAATGCACCCAAGTCGCCAAGTTGAGCGTGAATATCTCGTTCGCGTGTTTGGTGAAGTGACAGAGCAGAAGGTAAAAAATCTAGTACGTGGTGTTGAACTCGAAGATGGCATGGCTCGCTTCGAAGACGTCGTGTATGCGGGTGGTGAAGGTATGAATCACACCTTCTATGTCGCTATTAATGAAGGTCGTAACCGCGAAGTTCGCCGTTTGTGGGAATCTCAAGATACGACAGTGAGCCGCTTGAAGCGTGTTCGCTATGGTGATATCTACCTTGATAAGAAGCTACCACGTGGTGGCTGGATGGAGCTTGATCTCAAAGAAGTTAACTACCTGCGTGAGTTGGTTGAGCTACGTCCAGAAAAAGAAACCATGTTAGATCTAAACAAAGACAACACATCACGCAAACGTGAACGTGCTCGTAGCCAAAAGATTCGCCGTGCAGTGAAACGCCACGAAGAACGAGTGAGCACCCCAAAAGGTCGCAGTAATAACCCTTCTCGACGTAAGCCGAAGAAGAGTGCTGGTGACCAAGGTGCACGTAACAAGCATCGCTAG
- a CDS encoding L-threonylcarbamoyladenylate synthase — protein sequence MSQFFYVHPENPQARLINQAVAIVRNGGVVVYPTDSGYALGCQLENKQALERICQIRRLDDKHNFTLLCRDLSELSLYARVDNTAFRLLKSHTPGPYTFIFKGTKEVPRRLMNAKRKTIGIRVPDNRIALDLLEALGEPMMSTSLILPGCDSTEHDPEEIRDKLEHAVDVILNGGYLGEQPTTVIDFSEGEAVIARLGAGDPSPFE from the coding sequence ATGAGCCAGTTTTTTTATGTACACCCTGAAAACCCGCAGGCTCGCTTGATTAATCAAGCAGTGGCAATCGTCCGTAATGGCGGAGTGGTGGTATACCCGACCGATTCTGGGTATGCATTGGGTTGTCAATTAGAGAATAAACAAGCACTTGAGCGAATTTGTCAGATTCGACGTCTCGATGATAAACATAATTTTACTTTATTATGCCGTGACCTATCGGAACTGTCCCTTTATGCACGAGTGGACAATACGGCATTTCGCTTATTAAAAAGTCATACGCCGGGCCCTTATACCTTTATTTTTAAAGGGACTAAAGAGGTGCCGCGCCGTTTAATGAATGCCAAGCGTAAGACCATTGGCATTCGTGTGCCTGATAACCGTATTGCACTGGATCTGCTGGAAGCGCTCGGTGAACCAATGATGTCTACGTCTTTGATTCTTCCGGGGTGTGATAGTACAGAACACGATCCAGAAGAAATTCGTGACAAATTGGAGCATGCAGTCGATGTCATTCTAAATGGCGGCTATTTGGGAGAGCAGCCAACGACTGTGATTGATTTTAGTGAAGGTGAAGCGGTCATCGCTCGTTTGGGGGCAGGAGATCCATCACCATTTGAATAA
- the rnm gene encoding RNase RNM, which translates to MRIDLHSHTTASDGRLSPQDLVDRALSFDLDVLAITDHDTTDGLAIAKQYVQENNLAIKIINGIEISTVWQNKDIHIVGLNIDPENSALMDLIQQQKTHRVSRAELIAERLQKATRDGVLEEVQQIAGDAPITRAHFAKWLVDNGYAKNMQMVFKKYLTRSNPGYVPPNWCSMRDAVDVIHAAGGQAVLAHPGRYQLTAKWVKRLLSAFVEAGGDAMEVAQPQQAPQERRNLADYAIQYELLASQGSDFHYPSPWMELGRNLWLPAGVEPVWKDWGIEPLPIVEQDGGLETP; encoded by the coding sequence ATGAGAATTGATTTACACAGTCACACTACAGCATCTGATGGTCGTTTATCACCGCAAGATCTAGTAGATAGGGCCTTAAGCTTTGATCTCGATGTTTTGGCGATTACCGACCATGACACTACTGACGGTTTAGCCATAGCCAAGCAGTATGTTCAAGAGAATAATTTGGCCATAAAGATCATTAACGGTATTGAAATATCGACCGTGTGGCAGAACAAAGATATCCACATTGTAGGTTTGAATATAGATCCAGAAAACTCGGCATTGATGGATCTGATTCAACAACAAAAAACACACCGTGTATCACGAGCTGAATTAATCGCAGAGCGTTTGCAAAAAGCCACTCGTGACGGTGTATTAGAAGAAGTTCAGCAAATTGCTGGTGATGCTCCTATTACCCGTGCACACTTTGCAAAGTGGTTGGTAGACAATGGTTACGCAAAAAACATGCAGATGGTGTTTAAAAAATACCTGACGCGTTCCAATCCTGGCTATGTACCACCTAATTGGTGCTCAATGAGAGATGCGGTTGATGTCATTCATGCTGCAGGTGGACAAGCGGTACTTGCTCACCCAGGGCGATACCAATTAACAGCAAAATGGGTCAAACGGTTATTAAGTGCTTTTGTTGAAGCAGGTGGTGATGCAATGGAAGTTGCTCAGCCTCAGCAAGCGCCACAAGAAAGGCGCAACTTAGCAGACTATGCGATACAATACGAATTACTGGCTTCACAAGGGAGTGACTTTCACTATCCTTCACCTTGGATGGAGCTAGGTAGAAACCTCTGGTTACCTGCAGGGGTAGAGCCAGTTTGGAAAGATTGGGGAATTGAACCTTTGCCGATTGTTGAGCAAGACGGCGGGCTTGAGACACCATAA
- a CDS encoding Trp operon leader peptide: protein MLQEFALNQNAKIKVHDNKMNSTHIAWWRVWTSSWRANVYF from the coding sequence ATGTTACAAGAATTTGCCTTAAACCAGAATGCAAAAATAAAAGTTCATGATAATAAAATGAACTCAACGCATATTGCATGGTGGCGCGTTTGGACAAGTTCTTGGCGGGCTAATGTGTACTTCTAA
- a CDS encoding anthranilate synthase component 1 has translation MNKAITIKKLGQLEVLKTSVPYTQDPTRLFHTLCEHKKDSLLLESAEIDSKQDLKSLLVVDSAVRIVCHGNTVSMHALTNNGKSLLAHLIQNVHADVNAEFDGETLTLTFTQPDDTLDEDSRLREASSFDALRLVQQSFDISTQDKHAIFLGGLFAYDLVANFEPLGQAEVTNQCPDYVFYVAETLLIIDHQTESCQLQATLFVDDSEKAVIEARVTEIKAHCSTPKNLPSAEQITSVNVQPSVSDADFCQIVRDLKQYVVRGDIFQVVPSRRFTLPCPSPLAAYKELKQSNPSPYMFYMQDELFTLFGASPESALKYETDTNQVEIYPIAGTRRRGKRPNGEIDFDLDSRIELELRSDTKENAEHMMLVDLARNDVARIAQAGTRYVADLLKVDRYSHVMHLVSRVVGQLREDLDALHAYQACMNMGTLTGAPKIRAMQLIRDVEGARRGSYGGAVGYLTGEGTLDTCIVIRSAYVEDGVAQVQAGAGVVFDSDPQAEADETRGKAQAVISAIQAAHKAQPPIK, from the coding sequence GTGAATAAGGCCATTACAATAAAAAAACTTGGTCAACTTGAAGTGCTAAAGACTTCCGTCCCTTATACTCAAGATCCGACCCGATTGTTCCATACTCTATGTGAACATAAAAAAGACAGTTTGCTGCTAGAATCCGCTGAAATTGATTCTAAGCAAGATTTAAAATCACTTCTCGTCGTTGATTCAGCCGTACGTATCGTTTGTCATGGCAATACGGTAAGCATGCATGCATTAACGAACAACGGTAAAAGCCTACTTGCACATTTAATACAAAATGTTCATGCTGACGTTAACGCTGAGTTTGATGGTGAAACACTCACATTAACTTTTACTCAGCCTGACGACACACTCGATGAAGACTCTCGACTGCGTGAAGCTTCATCCTTTGACGCACTTCGTTTAGTGCAGCAGAGCTTCGACATTTCAACACAAGACAAGCACGCTATTTTCCTTGGAGGCTTATTCGCCTACGATTTAGTCGCTAACTTCGAACCATTAGGCCAAGCCGAAGTTACGAACCAGTGCCCCGATTATGTCTTTTACGTCGCAGAAACACTTCTTATCATCGATCACCAGACCGAATCTTGTCAGCTACAAGCAACTTTATTTGTTGACGACTCAGAAAAAGCCGTAATAGAAGCTCGTGTCACTGAAATTAAAGCCCATTGTTCAACCCCAAAAAATCTGCCAAGTGCTGAGCAAATCACCAGTGTAAATGTTCAACCTAGCGTATCTGATGCTGACTTCTGCCAAATAGTACGTGATTTGAAACAATACGTGGTAAGAGGTGACATCTTTCAGGTCGTACCTTCTCGCCGTTTCACTCTTCCATGCCCTTCTCCACTCGCCGCTTATAAAGAGCTGAAGCAGAGTAATCCAAGCCCTTACATGTTTTATATGCAAGACGAGCTTTTCACTTTATTTGGTGCTTCACCTGAAAGCGCATTGAAATACGAAACCGATACTAATCAAGTCGAAATCTACCCAATTGCAGGGACTCGTCGTCGTGGAAAAAGACCAAACGGTGAAATCGACTTTGATTTAGATAGCCGCATTGAGCTGGAATTGCGTAGCGACACAAAAGAAAATGCAGAGCACATGATGCTCGTCGATCTCGCCCGTAACGATGTTGCTCGTATTGCACAAGCTGGTACTCGCTATGTTGCGGACCTATTAAAAGTCGACCGCTATAGCCATGTCATGCACTTGGTATCTCGAGTCGTCGGTCAGCTTCGTGAAGATCTAGACGCTCTGCACGCCTACCAAGCTTGTATGAATATGGGCACACTGACAGGAGCACCAAAGATTCGAGCTATGCAATTGATTCGAGACGTCGAAGGTGCTCGTCGTGGCAGTTATGGTGGGGCCGTTGGCTACCTAACCGGTGAAGGGACACTCGACACATGCATCGTGATCCGTTCCGCTTACGTTGAAGATGGGGTTGCGCAAGTGCAAGCTGGGGCAGGCGTGGTATTTGACTCGGACCCTCAAGCAGAAGCAGACGAAACGCGTGGTAAAGCTCAAGCGGTCATTTCTGCGATTCAAGCCGCCCATAAAGCACAGCCACCCATAAAGTAA
- a CDS encoding aminodeoxychorismate/anthranilate synthase component II, whose product MANIVFIDNFDSFTYNLVDQFRSLGHCVKIYRNNIPAQSIEQAVNELENPVVLLSPGPGAPSEAGSMPELIQRLKSKVPMIGICLGHQAIVEAYGGTVAGAGEIIHGKVSMMEHQNHAIYQNLPSPLAIARYHSLVATEVPQGLAITAEVDDLVMSVVHEEDKVCGFQFHPESIMTTYGATLLTNAIEWALETKAA is encoded by the coding sequence ATGGCTAATATTGTTTTTATCGATAACTTTGACTCATTCACCTATAACTTGGTGGATCAATTCCGTTCACTGGGTCATTGCGTAAAAATTTACCGTAATAACATTCCAGCTCAATCGATTGAACAAGCGGTTAACGAGCTGGAAAATCCCGTGGTCCTGCTATCGCCAGGTCCTGGAGCCCCTTCAGAAGCAGGGTCAATGCCAGAACTGATCCAACGTTTAAAAAGTAAAGTACCGATGATCGGCATTTGTCTTGGTCATCAAGCTATTGTAGAAGCCTACGGCGGTACCGTTGCTGGTGCAGGGGAAATTATTCACGGTAAGGTTTCTATGATGGAACACCAAAACCACGCGATTTATCAAAACCTACCCTCACCTCTTGCGATCGCACGTTACCACTCTTTAGTGGCGACAGAAGTTCCTCAAGGCTTAGCCATCACAGCAGAAGTTGATGACCTGGTGATGTCGGTTGTACATGAAGAAGATAAAGTGTGTGGATTTCAATTTCATCCAGAGTCCATTATGACAACCTACGGTGCCACTCTGTTAACTAACGCTATTGAATGGGCCCTCGAAACAAAGGCAGCATAA
- the trpD gene encoding anthranilate phosphoribosyltransferase, protein MEAIISPIMAKLYEQTSLTQEESQQLFDIIIRGELDPILMASALTALKLKGETPDEIAGAAKALLANANPFPRPDYDFADIVGTGGDGHNTINISTTAAFVAAACGLKVAKHGNRSVSSKSGSSDLLDSFGINLAMSAEDTRKAVDDIGVAFLFAPQYHGGVRHAMPVRQTMKTRTLFNILGPLINPARPNIELMGVYSEELVRPIAETMLQMGMKRAAVIHGSGLDEVAIHGSTTVAEIKDGKITEYKLTPADFGLEQHPLEAIKGGLPEENKAITTDILTGKGSAAQLGAVAVNVALLMRLFGHEDLKANAQKAIDAMNSGKAYQLVQQLAAHA, encoded by the coding sequence ATGGAAGCAATCATCAGCCCGATTATGGCGAAACTTTATGAGCAAACTTCTCTGACTCAAGAAGAAAGCCAACAACTGTTCGACATCATAATCCGTGGTGAACTCGACCCTATCTTGATGGCATCGGCACTCACAGCACTAAAACTCAAAGGCGAAACCCCTGATGAAATCGCAGGTGCCGCAAAAGCACTACTGGCAAACGCAAATCCCTTCCCGCGCCCAGATTACGACTTCGCTGATATTGTTGGTACAGGTGGCGATGGTCATAACACTATCAATATCTCAACCACAGCGGCTTTTGTGGCTGCAGCATGTGGCCTCAAAGTCGCCAAACACGGTAACCGAAGCGTCTCAAGCAAATCCGGATCTTCTGATCTACTTGACTCTTTCGGAATCAACTTAGCGATGAGCGCAGAAGACACACGCAAAGCAGTAGACGACATTGGTGTTGCTTTCTTATTTGCACCGCAATATCACGGCGGTGTTCGCCACGCAATGCCAGTGCGTCAAACCATGAAAACACGCACGCTATTCAACATTCTCGGCCCTCTAATTAATCCGGCTCGACCAAACATCGAGTTAATGGGTGTCTACAGTGAAGAGTTGGTTCGCCCTATCGCTGAAACCATGTTACAAATGGGTATGAAGCGTGCTGCCGTTATCCATGGAAGCGGCTTAGATGAAGTGGCTATTCATGGCTCAACGACAGTAGCAGAGATCAAAGATGGTAAGATCACAGAATACAAACTCACACCAGCAGATTTTGGCCTTGAGCAGCACCCTTTAGAAGCCATTAAAGGTGGGCTTCCTGAAGAAAATAAAGCCATCACCACCGATATTCTGACGGGTAAAGGAAGCGCAGCACAATTGGGGGCTGTAGCGGTTAACGTTGCTCTGCTGATGCGCCTGTTCGGCCATGAAGATTTAAAAGCTAATGCACAAAAAGCGATTGATGCAATGAATTCAGGTAAAGCCTATCAATTGGTTCAACAACTTGCTGCTCACGCTTAA
- the trpCF gene encoding bifunctional indole-3-glycerol-phosphate synthase TrpC/phosphoribosylanthranilate isomerase TrpF: protein MTDFNTQQSGNLSEHVSKQDAQMAEVLAKIVRDKYQWVAERKISQPLSTFQSDLLPSDRSFYDALGKQKTVFITECKKASPSKGLIRDDFDLDYIASVYNNHADAISVLTDEKYFQGNFDFLPQVRGQVQQPVLCKDFMVDTYQVYLARHYSADAVLLMLSVLNDEEYKALEAAAHSLNMGILTEVSNEEELHRAVKLGARVIGINNRNLRDLSTDLNRTKALAPMLRQLAPNATVISESGIYTHQQVRDLAEFADGFLIGSSLMAADNLELAVRKVTLGENKVCGLTHPDDAAKAYQAGAVFGGLIFVEQSKRAVNFEQARLTMSGAPLQYVGVFQDHDIDYVASIVTSLGLKAVQLHGHEDQNYVNQLKAELPVGIEIWKAYGVVDSQPNLLSNHIDRHLLDAQVGNQTGGTGQVFDWALIGDPSQIMLAGGLSPQNAQRAAKLGCLGLDLNSGVEAAPGKKDSQKLQSAFDAIRNY from the coding sequence ATGACGGATTTCAATACTCAGCAATCAGGCAATTTATCTGAACACGTATCCAAACAAGACGCACAAATGGCAGAAGTATTAGCGAAAATTGTGCGTGATAAATACCAGTGGGTAGCGGAGCGCAAAATTTCCCAGCCACTGAGCACGTTTCAATCAGATTTGCTGCCATCTGATCGCAGTTTTTATGATGCTCTAGGCAAACAAAAAACCGTCTTTATTACTGAATGTAAAAAAGCTTCGCCATCCAAAGGGTTGATTCGTGATGATTTTGACCTAGATTATATTGCTTCAGTTTACAATAATCATGCAGATGCGATTTCAGTTCTCACTGACGAGAAGTATTTTCAAGGCAACTTTGACTTTCTTCCGCAAGTCCGTGGACAAGTACAGCAGCCGGTGTTGTGTAAAGACTTTATGGTTGATACCTACCAAGTCTATCTGGCGCGCCATTACAGTGCTGACGCGGTGCTGTTGATGCTGTCTGTACTCAATGACGAAGAATACAAAGCGTTAGAAGCAGCAGCACACAGTCTTAACATGGGCATTTTAACCGAAGTCAGCAACGAAGAAGAGCTTCATCGTGCGGTTAAACTCGGTGCACGTGTGATTGGAATCAATAACCGCAATTTGCGTGACCTCAGTACTGACTTGAATCGTACTAAGGCACTTGCACCTATGCTTCGCCAACTTGCCCCTAATGCGACGGTAATATCCGAATCCGGCATTTATACCCACCAGCAAGTTCGTGATTTAGCGGAATTCGCAGACGGTTTTTTGATCGGCAGCTCGTTGATGGCAGCAGACAACTTAGAATTAGCAGTCCGTAAAGTCACTTTAGGCGAAAACAAGGTTTGTGGTCTTACTCACCCTGATGATGCCGCAAAAGCCTACCAAGCAGGCGCGGTATTTGGTGGCCTGATCTTTGTCGAACAATCAAAGCGTGCTGTTAACTTTGAGCAGGCTCGGCTCACCATGAGCGGCGCTCCTCTTCAGTATGTTGGTGTCTTCCAAGATCACGACATTGATTACGTGGCTTCGATCGTCACTTCACTTGGTCTAAAAGCCGTGCAATTGCATGGTCACGAAGATCAAAATTACGTGAACCAATTGAAAGCAGAACTGCCAGTGGGAATTGAGATCTGGAAAGCTTATGGTGTCGTTGATTCACAACCCAATTTGCTTTCTAATCACATTGATCGTCATCTTCTCGACGCTCAAGTAGGTAACCAAACTGGCGGTACTGGCCAAGTGTTCGATTGGGCACTGATAGGCGATCCAAGCCAAATTATGCTCGCTGGTGGATTATCACCACAAAATGCGCAACGTGCGGCAAAACTGGGCTGCTTGGGATTAGATTTAAACTCTGGCGTAGAAGCCGCACCGGGTAAAAAAGATTCACAGAAGTTGCAATCTGCATTTGATGCCATTCGCAACTACTAA
- the trpB gene encoding tryptophan synthase subunit beta, with translation MAKLNAYFGEYGGQYVPQILVPALDQLEQAFIDAQEDPTFRSEFMTLLQEYAGRPTALTLTRNLTKGTKTKLYLKREDLLHGGAHKTNQVLGQALLAKRMGKNEIIAETGAGQHGVATALACALLGLKCRVYMGAKDVERQSPNVFRMKLMGAEVIPVHSGSATLKDACNEALRDWSATYEDAHYLLGTAAGPHPFPTIVRDFQRMIGEETKNQILAREGRLPDAVIACVGGGSNAIGMFADFIDEENVRLIGVEPAGKGIDTDQHGAPLKHGKTGIFFGMKAPLMQDSNGQVEESYSVSAGLDFPSVGPQHAHLNAIGRAEYDNVTDDEALEAFQEIARHEGIIPALESSHAVAHALRMARENPEKEQLLVVNLSGRGDKDIFTVHAILEEKGVL, from the coding sequence ATGGCAAAATTGAATGCCTACTTTGGCGAATACGGCGGTCAGTACGTACCGCAGATTCTAGTTCCTGCACTGGATCAACTAGAACAAGCCTTTATCGATGCACAAGAAGATCCGACGTTTCGCAGTGAATTTATGACCCTGCTGCAAGAATATGCAGGTCGTCCTACCGCTTTGACTCTCACTCGTAACCTGACCAAAGGAACCAAAACCAAACTTTATCTTAAGCGTGAAGACTTACTTCATGGCGGCGCACACAAAACCAACCAAGTGTTAGGTCAAGCACTGCTTGCAAAACGCATGGGTAAAAACGAAATCATTGCTGAAACAGGTGCAGGTCAACATGGCGTAGCAACGGCACTGGCATGTGCACTGCTTGGCCTAAAATGCCGAGTCTACATGGGCGCAAAAGACGTTGAACGACAAAGCCCGAACGTATTCCGTATGAAATTAATGGGCGCAGAAGTCATTCCTGTGCACTCTGGTTCAGCGACTCTTAAAGATGCCTGTAACGAAGCTCTGCGCGACTGGTCTGCCACTTATGAAGACGCACACTACTTGCTTGGTACCGCAGCAGGCCCTCACCCTTTCCCAACGATCGTTCGTGACTTCCAACGTATGATTGGCGAAGAGACAAAAAACCAAATCCTCGCCCGCGAAGGCCGCCTGCCGGATGCGGTGATCGCTTGTGTAGGTGGCGGGTCAAATGCGATTGGCATGTTCGCTGACTTTATTGATGAAGAAAACGTGCGTTTAATCGGTGTCGAGCCTGCAGGTAAAGGCATCGACACTGACCAACACGGCGCACCGCTCAAACACGGTAAAACGGGTATCTTCTTTGGGATGAAAGCACCATTGATGCAAGACTCCAATGGCCAAGTAGAAGAGTCTTACTCAGTATCTGCAGGTCTTGACTTCCCGTCAGTAGGTCCGCAACACGCTCACCTCAATGCGATTGGCCGTGCGGAATACGACAACGTAACAGACGACGAAGCACTTGAGGCGTTCCAAGAAATTGCTCGCCATGAAGGCATCATCCCTGCTCTTGAGTCTTCTCATGCTGTTGCTCATGCTCTACGTATGGCACGTGAGAATCCAGAAAAAGAGCAATTATTGGTTGTCAATTTATCAGGCCGTGGTGACAAAGACATCTTCACCGTACACGCCATACTTGAAGAGAAAGGAGTGCTCTAA
- the trpA gene encoding tryptophan synthase subunit alpha translates to MSRYEKMFARLNEKNQGAFVPFVTVGDPNADQSYQIMETLVESGADALELGIPFSDPLADGPTIQGANIRALESGVTPDICFEQIGKIRAKYPDLPIGLLMYANLVYSRGIENFYERCANAGIDSVLIADVPTNESSEFVAAAEKFGIHPIFIAPPTASDETLQQVSKLGGGYTYLLSRAGVTGAETKANMPVDHMLEKLNQFDAPPALLGFGISEPEQVKLALESGAAGAISGSAVVRIIETYIDQPQLMLDQLAKFVSSMKNATKR, encoded by the coding sequence ATGAGTCGTTATGAGAAGATGTTCGCGCGTCTAAATGAGAAAAATCAAGGCGCATTTGTACCGTTTGTAACGGTGGGTGATCCTAATGCTGATCAGTCTTATCAGATTATGGAGACATTGGTTGAATCTGGGGCGGATGCCCTTGAATTAGGTATTCCCTTCTCCGATCCTCTTGCCGACGGTCCAACGATCCAAGGCGCTAATATTCGTGCATTAGAATCCGGTGTCACCCCAGATATTTGTTTCGAGCAAATCGGTAAGATCCGTGCAAAATACCCGGATCTTCCGATTGGGCTGCTGATGTATGCAAATCTTGTATACTCACGCGGTATTGAAAACTTCTATGAGCGTTGTGCAAACGCTGGCATCGATTCGGTTCTGATTGCTGACGTTCCGACTAACGAAAGCTCAGAATTTGTTGCTGCAGCAGAGAAATTCGGTATTCACCCAATATTCATTGCCCCACCGACAGCCAGTGATGAAACACTACAGCAAGTCTCAAAGCTTGGTGGAGGATACACTTATTTGCTATCTCGTGCTGGCGTAACAGGTGCTGAAACCAAAGCCAATATGCCCGTTGATCATATGCTGGAAAAACTTAATCAATTTGATGCGCCACCAGCTTTACTTGGCTTTGGTATATCAGAACCCGAGCAGGTCAAGCTGGCTCTGGAATCAGGAGCCGCAGGTGCCATTTCTGGCTCTGCCGTGGTTAGGATCATCGAAACCTATATTGATCAACCACAATTGATGTTAGATCAACTCGCCAAGTTTGTTTCTTCAATGAAGAACGCAACCAAACGATAA
- a CDS encoding septation protein A — protein sequence MKQVLDFIPLIIFFGLYKMYDIYVATGALIVATAVQLVLTYAIYKKVEKMQLITFLMVAVFGSMTIILHDDNFIKWKVTIVYVVFALGLTISHLMGKSAIKGMLSKEITLPDSVWAKVNWAWVAFFSVCAAVNIYVAYELPLDVWVNFKVFGLLIATFAYMVITGFYIYKHMPKEQKDSSSDISVDD from the coding sequence ATGAAGCAAGTTCTTGATTTTATCCCACTTATCATATTTTTTGGCTTATACAAAATGTACGATATCTACGTTGCAACAGGCGCCTTGATTGTTGCAACTGCCGTTCAGCTTGTGTTGACCTATGCCATTTATAAGAAAGTCGAAAAAATGCAGCTCATCACCTTTTTAATGGTGGCGGTTTTTGGCAGCATGACCATTATTTTGCATGATGATAATTTCATAAAATGGAAAGTCACCATAGTATACGTTGTTTTTGCGCTCGGCTTGACCATCAGTCATTTAATGGGTAAATCCGCCATAAAAGGCATGCTGAGCAAGGAAATTACATTACCTGACTCTGTCTGGGCAAAAGTAAATTGGGCTTGGGTAGCCTTTTTCTCTGTTTGTGCAGCGGTTAATATTTATGTCGCTTATGAACTTCCACTCGATGTTTGGGTAAACTTTAAAGTATTCGGGTTATTGATTGCTACCTTTGCTTATATGGTAATAACTGGGTTTTATATCTACAAACACATGCCAAAAGAACAAAAAGACAGCTCATCTGATATTTCCGTTGATGATTAA
- the yciA gene encoding acyl-CoA thioester hydrolase YciA — MSHEFSSPRGQLLLRTLAMPADTNANGDIFGGWIMSQLDLAGGILAKEISAGRIVTVSVSSITFKKPVSVGDVVCCYGECTRIGRTSMSIDLEVWVKPVKENGIGDRFMVCDATFNYVAIDSDGKPRPINKS, encoded by the coding sequence ATGAGTCATGAATTTTCTTCACCCCGTGGTCAGTTATTACTGCGTACTTTGGCTATGCCCGCCGATACCAACGCAAATGGTGATATCTTTGGCGGCTGGATCATGTCCCAACTGGATTTAGCGGGTGGAATCCTTGCTAAAGAAATTTCTGCCGGTCGCATTGTTACAGTATCCGTCTCAAGCATTACATTCAAAAAGCCAGTGAGTGTCGGTGATGTTGTGTGCTGTTACGGTGAATGCACCAGAATTGGTCGCACTTCAATGAGTATCGATTTAGAAGTTTGGGTCAAGCCTGTCAAAGAAAATGGCATCGGAGATCGATTCATGGTTTGTGACGCCACATTTAACTATGTTGCCATTGATAGCGACGGTAAACCTCGCCCTATAAATAAGTCATAA
- a CDS encoding YciI family protein, which translates to MWYVIFSQDVENSLEKRLSVRPQHLERLQQLQNEGRLLTAGPMPAVDSDNPGEAGFTGSTVIADFNCLEEAQAWADSDPYVEAGVYHNVIVKPFKKVF; encoded by the coding sequence ATGTGGTACGTTATTTTTTCACAAGATGTGGAGAATTCGTTAGAAAAACGTCTTAGTGTTCGCCCTCAGCATCTTGAGCGCCTGCAACAGCTTCAAAATGAAGGACGTCTTCTTACCGCTGGTCCAATGCCAGCTGTTGATTCTGATAACCCAGGTGAAGCTGGATTTACAGGTTCGACAGTCATAGCTGACTTTAACTGCTTGGAAGAAGCTCAAGCTTGGGCGGACTCAGATCCTTACGTTGAAGCGGGTGTTTACCACAATGTGATCGTAAAACCGTTTAAAAAAGTGTTTTAA